Proteins from one Triticum aestivum cultivar Chinese Spring chromosome 7A, IWGSC CS RefSeq v2.1, whole genome shotgun sequence genomic window:
- the LOC123152183 gene encoding acyltransferase-like protein At1g54570, chloroplastic, with amino-acid sequence MLPKASLETRTGTLKKASQLNAAMATLSLPVAHPQVSLWRQGRRRLHGLPSCQFRHAGRVQSSYRGLEALYDDGYGTVKDLDYFYQALGQLVEHDSGPPCWLCPVDAGSTVEDAPLMLYLPGVDGMGMGLCMHHKALGRIFELRCLHIPFHDRTPFEELVTMVEDVVRAEHSTSPNKPIYLLGNSFGGCLALAVAARNPRIDLILVLVNPATSFERSEIKKLLSVFSPLSNNACIAITALLNYNIDNEVNMALSRMQSGQHPLEALIRLTSNMSTSLKHTNILDKLPKDTLKWKLKLMKRAAQYANCRLQSVTAEVLLLASCDDNLLPSKSEAYRLQNKIPKSKIFFFEKHGHSLLLEHGVHVSSIIKCAGLYRHSRRYHRVFDYIPPSTTELKEVDKASIDLLFRTCPAMFSTLEDGTVVRGLAGVPEDGPVLLVGNHMLLGIELISLAAEFMRHKKAVVRGIAHPLLFPKKTKTWSEGHDFFDFLNLWGGVPMTYKYIYELLATGEFVLLYPGGYREALHCKGEEHSIFWPEQTEFVRMAAQCNATIVPFGVVGEDDLVNLLCTFDNIRSAPFGKEIMRAYSKHLNLRDAKHEVIFPGVCMKIPGRFYYRFGKPIPMRGRQDVLTDRRAATVLYAHIKSEVKGIISYLLEKREEDEYRKISRRLMFMASQGFNTQVPSFDP; translated from the exons ATGCTTCCTAAAGCCTCCCTTGAAACCAGGACTGGGACACTCAAAAAAGCTTCACAGCTCAATGCAGCAATGGCGACTCTTTCTCTCCCTGTGGCACACCCGCAGGTCTCCCTCTGGCGACAAGGGCGGCGGCGACTGCATGGCTTGCCAAGCTGCCAGTTCAGACACGCCGGGAGAGTGCAATCCAGCTACAGGGGACTCGAAGCTCTGTATGATGATGGGTACGGGACGGTCAAGGACCTGGACTACTTCTATCAGGCACTTGGGCAGCTGGTTGAGCATGACAGTGGGCCGCCCTGCTGGTTATGCCCCGTCGACGCCGGCTCGACAGTCGAGGATGCTCCGCTCATGCTGTATTTGCCAG GGGTAGATGGAATGGGGATGGGGCTCTGCATGCACCACAAGGCTCTTGGAAG GATATTTGAACTTAGATGCTTGCACATTCCTTTTCACGACCGCACGCCATTTGAAG AACTTGTCACAATGGTAGAAGATGTTGTGAGGGCAGAGCATTCCACTTCTCCTAATAAGCCCATCTATCTATTGGGGAATTCGTTTGGAGGATGCTTAGCTCTTGCAGTTGCTGCTCGCAATCCTCGTATTGATTTGATACTGGTACTAGTTAATCCAG CTACATCGTTTGAGAGGTCAGAAATAAAAAAGCTTCTGTCGGTTTTCAGCCCGTTATCAAACAACGCCTGTATTGCAATTACAGCTCTACTGAACTACAACATCG ACAACGAGGTGAACATGGCACTGAGTAGAATGCAAAGCGGGCAGCATCCGTTAGAAGCACTCATCAGATTGACAAGTAACATGTCAACTTCCCTGAAGCATACG AATATATTGGACAAACTACCAAAAGACACACTAAAATGGAAGTTGAAACTGATGAAACGGGCTGCGCAATACGCTAATTGCCGTTTACAATCAGTTACAGCAGAGGTGCTACTGCTAGCCAG CTGCGATGACAACTTACTTCCGAGCAAATCTGAAGCCTACAGGCTACAGAACAAAATACCCAAATCCAAAATCTTCTTCTTTGAGAAGCATGGGCACAGCTTACTGCTG GAGCATGGTGTCCATGTCTCATCCATCATCAAGTGTGCTGGTCTCTACCGCCATTCGAGGCGCTATCATCGGGTTTTCGACTACATCCCGCCATCCACAACCGAGTTAAAGGAAGTCGACAAAGCTAGCAT CGACCTATTGTTCAGAACGTGCCCAGCGATGTTCTCGACGCTGGAGGACGGCACGGTGGTGCGGGGACTCGCCGGGGTGCCCGAGGACGGGCCGGTGCTGTTGGTAGGCAACCACATGCTGCTGGGGATCGAGCTCATCTCTCTTGCCGCGGAGTTCATGCGGCATAAGAAGGCCGTGGTCCGTGGCATTGCTCACCCGCTGCTGTTCCCGAAGAAGACGAAGACGTGGTCGGAGGGCCACGACTTCTTTGACTTCCTCAACCTGTGGGGAGGCGTGCCCATGACCTACAAGTACATATACGAGTTGCTAGCAACCGGGGAGTTCGTGCTCCTCTATCCGGGTGGCTACAGGGAGGCACTCCACTGCAAG GGTGAAGAGCACAGTATTTTCTGGCCAGAACAGACTGAATTTGTTAGGATGGCAGCGCAGTGCAACGCCACAATCGTGCCATTTGGAGTCGTCGGAGAGGATGACCTCGTGAAC CTGCTTTGCACATTCGACAATATCAGGAGCGCGCCCTTTGGCAAGGAGATAATGCGGGCCTACAGTAAGCATCTGAATCTCAG GGATGCCAAGCATGAGGTGATCTTCCCGGGTGTGTGCATGAAGATCCCGGGCCGGTTCTACTACCGGTTCGGAAAGCCGATCCCAATGAGGGGGAGGCAGGACGTCCTCACCGACCGTCGGGCCGCAACGGTTCTCTATGCACACATCAAGTCGGAGGTGAAAGGCATCATCTCCTACCTGCTGGAGAAGCGGGAGGAGGACGAGTACAGGAAGATCTCGCGGAGGCTCATGTTCATGGCTTCCCAGGGCTTCAACACCCAAGTTCCGTCGTTCGATCCTTGA